The Papilio machaon chromosome 2, ilPapMach1.1, whole genome shotgun sequence genome segment TACGTTTCAAAACTAAAAGGTAaagagtttttaaaaatatgcagAGATTTCATAGCCATTCAgtaaaaatcctttttttaagtaataataaaaaaaacatatgtttaatgtaaatggcatttttaattcagcataaataaattctgtaACTTTACTTTGCAAGAGCACTTTCTAAAtaccaaagatttttttttttttttttttttttttatatttaaaaagttagcgcttgaccacgatctcacccgatgaggtgaagatgtggtctaaagatggtacgcgctagctttgtagatgcctattcactctactcttgaaggcccccacatcgtacttggacggaaaaactgacgccggcaacttattccaatccttagcagtacgcacaaggaacgatgattcaaactttttcgttCGAACGCGCGGCACGTCTACTGCATAAGGATGGATTCCAGCCGTATGTCTGAACGTCCGATGGTAGAAAGGTGCTGGTGGAATTATGTCGTGTAATTCCTGCGCACACTCCCCAAAATGCAGCCTGTAAAATACCGAGAGACTAGCCACTCTACGCCTGTGTTCAAGACTGATTAAATTTAGGTCTTGGTCACCGAACAACTTTTTGGCGCGCCTCTCCACCGAATCTAGTGCCGCGAGTTGGTACTTTGCTGCGCCTGCCCAGATATGACAGCAGTACTCCACACATGGCCGGATCTGTGCTTTGTACAGGGTCAAAAGCTGTCCCGGTGTAAAGTACCGCCGTACCTTTGAAAGGACTCCAAGTTTCCTTGCAGCTACCTTCGCCTTAGACTCTATGAACTGTCCGAAGTTAAGATTCGACGAAATTTCGACGCCCAGTAACTGCAGACAGTTGGTGAATTCGAGGGACACATTCTGGAAAGTGGGAGCTAGGGTGAACTCGCTCTTTTTGGTGGTGAATACACACGCTTGTGTTTTGGCGGCGTTGAATCGCACAAGATTGGCCTGTCCCCAAGATGAGACTGCCTCGAGTGTGCGATTAGTACGCTCTACCATGGCCTCACGttcagactgtacttgatcTCGACTGGTCCGACCTACCGGTAGATATCTCTCTATAACTGTGCTGTCATCTGCATACCCAAAGATACCGGGAATGAGCAGGTCGTTAATATGCAGCAGAAAAAGAGTTGCAGAGAGAACGGAACCCTGAGGAACACCAGCATTAGTCGCCATAGTGTCAGACGAAGAACCGTCGACAACGACGCGGAGCGATCGCTCACTCAGGAAGTCCTTGATCCACTCTATCAGACCAGGGGATATACCGTAGGCTGGAAGCTTGCTTATAAGGCTGGCATGCCAAACCCTGTCAAAAGCCTTTGAGATGTCGAGAGAGACAGCAATGGCCTCCCCGTTCTTTTCTAGGGCCTCGCCAATTAGGTGAGTGGCATACACTAGAAGGTCTCCTGTCGACCGATTTCGGCGAAATCCGTATTGTCGGTCGCTGAGGAGATCATTCTGTTCTAGGTACGCGATGAGGCGGGAGTTCAATACACGTTCTATAATCTTACAGAGTATAGAAGTGATTGAGATGGGTCGATAATTTGCAGGGTCGGCACGACTGCCTTTTTTAGGCACGGGCTGCACATTAGCCAGCTTCCAGGATTTAGGCACTTTTCCAGCTTTGAACGAGAGGCGATACAAACGTGTCAGAATTGGAGACAACTCGGCCGCGCACGTCTTAAGAACAATAGCTGGTATTCCATCCGGTCCACTGGCTTTGTTCACGTCTAGACTACGCAATACTTTTAAGACCTCTTTCTGCCTAATGCGGATTTCCGACATAATCGTCTCGCAGCAGGGGATTGAGGGTGTTTGAGCATTGCCGATGTCAAGCCGCGAATTATTGGCAAAGAGGGTTGCAAATAGGTCCGCTTTCTCTTTTGCCGTGTGAGCTAGTGTACCATCGGGTTTTACCAGCGGTGGTAGTGAGGGCCTACAGAAGTTCGCCTCTACCGCTTTAGCTAGGGACCAAAAAGCTCTACTACCGCAGGGTTGCCTGGAGAGCTTTGCGCCAATGCGATTGATGTGACTCAGGCGAGCCTTCTGCAAAATCCTTTTGTAAGACTTGGCGGCTTGGTTAAAGGCTCTCTTCCTATCAGCTAAATCCGGTAATTTACGCTGTCGAGCCTCAGACCATGCAAGATACGCCGAATGTTTGCGCTTTTCAGCTGCCGCGCATTCGGCGTTGAACCATGGCCGAGCTTTGCCACCAATGGGGACGTCTTTATAGGGTATGAAATATTCCATAGCTTGACGCACCACATCGGTTATGACATCTGCGCATTCCGACGGATCTTCAGAAGAGAAGCAAACCTGCCGCCAAGGATAAGATGCAAAGAAATGACGCATCTCGTCCCAATCTGCTGCCTTGTATTGCCATATTCGCCGAACTCCGCGTATATCACGGTCTGGGGGAGAATAAGACGACACAGATTTCACCAGACAGTGGTCAGAGGTTCCTAAGGGTGAAGTTACCGCTACAACGTATCTGTCTGGATCGGTAGTCAGCAGAAGGTCAAGGCAATTAGCTGTGTGACCAACTACGTCAGGTACCCTAGTCGCTTCTTTTACGAGCTGGGTCAGGTTGAACGACGACGCAAAATTTCGCGCTTCTTTCCCAGCGTGGTCGGTTTTCTGGTATGGGAACAGCCAGTCTTGGTGACAAGCGTTGAAGTCCCCCAAAAAGACAAGTTGCGCTGTAGGATACCGGTGTTGGACTTTATCAGCGGCCTCACTGAGTTGTTGAAATAGCCGATTCGTCTCCTGGTCACCACTGTGTGCGCGATAGACGCAGGCATAAACGATCTTTTCGATGCCTGTGTCCACCATAACCCAGATTGTGGAAAATGTGGGGTCCTCCAAATGACGCAGACGCTGGAGGCAGATGTCACTGCGGACGTATACACAAACTCCGGCGCGTGGATGAAAATTATGCTCCATAGTATAACCTGGGTAGTCAAGATACGCCGCGTCTGTGGGACATCGAATCTGCGTTTCCGTAAGAAAGAGTAGGTGCGGCTTACTGGTCTCGAGGTGGTGGTGGACCGCATTGATATTAGAGTGCACTCCTCTGATGTTAGTGAAGTGCACTTTAAGTGAGAGGAAGTGCATCCGCTGTAATTTCTTACTCTTTCTTTTTTGCTTGGCCATGAGGAGGGAGTGAATGGATGGAGGAAGGAAGTTGAGCGAGGCAATGCTACAATAACCCCATAACACAGCCAGATATGATGTGCCGATGGGGGCTTGACACGGAGACTGCGGGGACGCCCGAACCCCCCCAGAGATCGCCATCGGGTCCTCTCACCCGGTCGCCAATCGGCACGATGAAGCCACTCTGGGATTTTTCACAGTTGGCGGGGCAGCCTTTCGTGAGTGGCTAACCCACTACTTGGGCCCCCAACTACCTGCGGTCGGCCAGCGGAGAACCGTGCTTCGGATCCCGCTACCCTCCGAGCTCAAGCACCCGACCCATCAATATATAGCGTATCATACCCGGTCATCATTCGCATTGCAACTGCCCAGACCCAACCCCCATAAGGCTTCACCAAACATCACACCGGAACGCGACAGAAGTCGCTTGGCGGCGAGGCTTTGCTTGATGGGTGGTAACCTTGAAGCCTGCGGCGAACCTACCACCGAGATTTGTTGCTCGTTTAGCACAACCCAGGGGACACGTGTAGGGTATCTTTCAAGTAATTCCTACGGACGCGAGCAACACCATCCcccaaaacaaataaaataaagataacacaaataaaaaaaataaagacaaaaacCTCATGTTTTATGCGAGCTATATTTACTTCACCATTAGTCGTCAGTATTTTAATGTATcctaataaagaaaaatttccAACTATACTAACATTTCATATGGTACTGCATAAAATGCTGCTACGCCATAACTTACCTTAGGTAATCGTTAATTAATACGTATAATACTAATTAACAACTTGGTAagttttaataagtatttttggATTTAAGAAATGCGGTAGAAATATATGTATCGAAATAAAACAGAGGCACAAAAtcataaagtaattatttttaattatttgcaacatattaaataacgaGTAAACTTACTTTCTGTAATTTATTGTCGATACTGACTAGTTTAAACGTCTAAtgactttattaaaacatctcactaaagtttaaattattttaatactagcttttacccgcgattccgtgTGCGCGgaatttcctggttctaaggtacctgcccaccaattttcagtcaaatcgattcagccgttcttgagttataaatagtgtaactaacacgactttcttttatatatatagattataaaatgttgacaGATTCAGtccaattttgttaaaaaatttaataatgcaaGCAACAAAATGATTGATTAAAATTCAATCGTATACGTACAAGTGTGTTGAGAATGTTATGACAAACATGATCCGAGGTGTGGGAACCGTATATAGAATCGGTGCAgtatttcataacaaaatcAACGACGAGTCGTCGAACAATCCAACATgatcaatttacaaaatttctttAAGAATTAACGATACATGATCAGTTCCTCTTTAGACGTTACCAGGTGAGTATTAAACGCACTTATATTTCACTTTCCGTTAAAtcgttattatattattgtaaggATTACTTTTATTAGAAGGAGATATGCTTGTGTGAAAGGGAATATGCGAAAGAAGGgaatgaattcagatatgaggGCTGATAGAGATGCATGAAAGAGTGGTAGATACTGTGCCGACTCCTGGATACTTATGAAGATGTCAccatgaattataaaaaaaaacactaagtATATCCGTGCTGATCTTCTTGTGacgaaaaaagaaaattatacaagttcttttacaaacataaatacatacattaatGATTCCGTGCAAGATGTATTGTAACTAACCTTTTGtttctgagaaaaaaaaatctctgtataaaacaaatcttcACCCCtgtatttgacaaaacagagataacaatattttggcgagtttggtctcagaaactcacggTAAGTTACTTtgatcaattaaaaacatttacttcGCGTACTTAGTATATCACAAATAAACACAATCATCTTGTGTACAGcgaacatacaaaataaaaataatacaaaacccATTCTGTATACTTatacactatttaaaaatagataggaaagatagaaaatgaaaaacaaagcTAAGTAACCGGTGCCGGCAGATGGCAGTCGTGTCTTTTTGCTACTCGTCTTGTACTACTCTGGGAACATTCCTCAGTACATCTTTTGAGTTTGCGGTGCCATTGGCGTACTGGATGTTGTTAATTATGATCGTATTAAAAACATGATAacggtttatttatatttatgtaattaaaattgcataCGTACAATGATACTCTACCACAATGGAACcatcattatatagtttttttttctttctaataaACGTGCAAATCTCATAATATAAGTACTATAGACTAATCTAGTACCGATCGAGATGTGTggaaaaaactttatactcATAGCCAAATTAAATAGGATCATATCTATTAACATTACACAACATCCTTAATTGATAAAGTATGCAAATCCGATTAGCTGTAGTCGATATCCACGTAACTTATATTTTGCCATTTTTAGTCCTAAAGTCTCAAGGACACTTCAATGTTGGTGTTGTACGTACCAACGTTGGTTGaccaacaaataaataaaatagtttaggtTACATTTTAAGCatctttaattacattttattcgtacagttgaaatgaaaaatataaggaGCGTATAAACAAGCGTATTACTTGGTATAACAAAAACTGGTCGCTCTCCTCTTACGAGAATGGATCCATGAAACACGTtccataaaaacataaaataaattcgttcCATTAAGGAACACGTCCTAAGCCCAGTTCCTAACAAGGAGCTTTGCAAAATTCATTGTCAACTAAAATAAATCGTTGGTATTACTAGATAAGTTGGTCCATTAGATGGTTTTTCTTTCAGGACCGGTTCCCGGAGTTGTGAGGGTTTAAAAGCGGGACTCGGGAGTTAGCAAGGCATTCCCCTGTCGTCAGTTCCCCAGGTATCCTGCAACTAGTCATGTGGCGTTTATTCTTCCTAATTGCTGCCGTCACGGCGCAGATCCCCTCCCTGGGATTCTGTCCTGATTATCAGGTgagctagtttatttataattcatttaaattaagtaacaaatatttttttttttagaaaagagATTCTTCTTACTCTACATTCCTTATTCCTTGTTTGAGCAAATAATGATTTTTCCCtgatttagttttctttttttctctctTCATTTCACAACACTCATTTTACAATGTATTTCTCCGTGTTTATTTCATAACGTATATGGTGTAGATCGTATATCTATATATCGATATTCGTAGATATAtggtaacttttaaatataattaaaaaaatctaacacaatcgtattttaaatgtcaaatcagctagataacaataattttgactACACCTAAACGTgcacatctatctatatatataaaagaaagtcgtgttagttacactatttataactcaagaacggctgaatcgatttgactgaaaattggtgggcacgtagcttagaactaggaaacggacataggataatttttaccccgttttctatttttttattccgcgcggacggagtcgcgggtgaaagttagttgtttatatatttagtaacacgtagtttattattctattattataatttataagcgTAACAATTCTATATGACCTTGACCTATGGATTTGGGTCGCATCAGGTGTGCTATAGTAATTAGTAGGCAACGCAGACGGAAACCGGTCCGCACGGTCATTGACTGTTACCGGCCACTTTTGATTTCGACGACAGACACAATAACTGTCACATAGTCTTTAGTGGATCTAGCGAATTTTATacgcgatttttttttgatgacgattttaattgataaagtttaaatggcTTAATAAACGTATCTAGCTCATTGTAGCTGAAAGATTATTCTAGACGACTTAAGCAATCTCGATATTAATATGTTCGACAGCCGATGGCAAACTTCAACATGAACCGTTTCCTGGGAACGTGGTACGAGGCGGAGCGCTACTTCACGGTGAGCGAGCTGGGCAGCCGCTGCGTCACCACCAAGTACGAGAGCACACCAGAGGGCCGCATACTCGTTTCCAACGAGATTACCAACGCCATGTGAGTACACCAACAGCCATACACCTTCTTTCTATTATACAATCATTAGATCTAATCTGTTCCTTGATTTGATATATAACTAGCAGCTAGTTCACcgaattagtaaaatattcaaaggaGTCTACGTGAAAATAACTGTGGAAATATCTGTTCTACACAATTATTAAGCAAGATGACTCTATCGGAGTAAGTTAAGACTCTTTATTACTCTATACACAGGACGGGAATGAAGCGAGTGCTAGACGGTCACCTGCAGATGATAGGTCGCGAAGGCGAGGGCCGCATGATTGTAAAATACGCCACGCTGCCCGTGCCCTACGACACCGAGTTCAGCGTGCTTGACACTGACTACGACACCTACGCTGTTATGTGGTCGTGCAGCGGCATCGGCCCGGTTCACATCCGTAAGTAATGACGCAAATTATGCTCACATACATTGTAGCGGCGTTAAGGTAGAGCGCGTTTCGGCGACCACCCACAGCCGTGAGCATAAAGGGTACCATAATTCTGGGAATTACACAGTCtcaaataactttgttaatttCCTAAAGGCATGGTAAAAAAGTGGCCGCCTTAGAAATCTCAGTACTGCACATACTgtgtacatacatatgtaaatgtgTAGAACGTAAAGTTAAATTgatgtaagataaaaaaaatgtacattaacTAGTTTTCTTGTACACATATGCAAAGAACGTTTACCTACATTAATTTCTTACAGAAAACGCATGGGTACTAACCCGTGAAAGACTCGCGCCTCAGATGGTCATGCAAAAAGCATATACTGCATTGGAACAATGCAAAGTATCGAGAACATTCTTCGTGAAGACGAACCAAGAGGACTGCTACATCCTGCCCGACCCGGCTGCTTATTCTGAGTACAAGGAGGCAGGGATCGAAGTATCTGGGAAGCACGCAAGCTTGGTTCCCGTATCTGCTGCTACTGAGGCTGAACCTGTTGTCGAGGTATTCAGTATTGTTTTAAAGATATCAGTTAAAGAtagtcttttatttaattgctaaAGTAGGTTAATGCAAAAACTGCAAGAAAtagatttaaagtaaataatttaaataactatacgTAAACGCTAAAATGACAAtagaatgtaaaataattgaactacataatatatgtaattttttttacgtaaaacTGACGTGacccaatttaaaaaatcagccattactttattttgcaacttattcttttctttaacAGAAAAAAGTGGAAGCGGAAGTTAAGTCTGAAGTCCCAGAGGTTAAATCTGCTGTTCCGGAAGCTATCAAGGAACCCCAACTTGTACCTGAATTAAAAGCAGCCGAATCTATGGCTATGGAAGAGAAGACAGAAATGCCAGAACAAACTACTGAAGTCAAGAAAGAGATGCCTGAAATAAAGGAAGAAGCACCGAAGGAAAAAGATCTTCCAGTTAAACCGATACAGTAACTCTTGTCCTACAATAATTAGTCCGCAAGATGTTTGTACTTAGCTCAAATAGTTCGAAGCTTTCCAAAAAGGCTTGTACCAAATAAACCTTGCCGCGGGTTAGATGTTCAATAGTTATAATAAACCACTATAACTTTTTCTTGTCAGTTCAACTGAAATAAAcgaatttattgaatatatgTTTCTATTTTCTCCCAGACTTAGACTACGGCGAGGGTAATGTACCCGATAGTCGGGatacatattattaacttGATTTCAATAAATGTTTCTGTTTAATTCTTATAATTGTATAAAGAGCTCAACTGCCGCACTCAGTTGTTAAGTGTAATTTGAGTAGAAGAAACTTGCACTAAGGCTTCACGACTCTGAGTAGGACAGCAAGTAATTGacataaatttcatttctgttgtaattaataactaatacaataaataatactgttATAACACTATTAAATAGTGTGCAAAAAGCAGCAAAAAGGAAAGGGTCTGGTTGTATTGGTCAGGCTGTTACTGTGCACCCACTCCCGGCCGCTATCCCACTACTGCCCGATACGGGGACTTTTGGCTGCTGGGTTTCCCCCCTGGCCCGGTTCGCCCCTCCTTAGTCGACCTGCAACCCCCAGACTCCTCCGGGGGTTCCATATCAATACCAGGCTTAGTGTGGACGTCCAGTCAACATGGGCCACACAGCACCAGGACTCCCGACCTCAAACCATCCTCCCAACCCGACCTCCGAGTAGCCGGATTACAGGAGACGCCACGCTCCCAGTCGACAATCATATCGAATTATCAGAATAAGTAGTACTTAAAGTTGTGCATTCAAAACTGACAaaacacattaattttttttttcataaaaaaaagaaagtctgTTCATTCCTAAAAGTGAGAGACATTTTAaggaaaaatttacaaatatgtacatcgtattttttaaatttggaacctaataaatttcaaataacttaAGCTTAGGAAGTGGCGCCCTCTAGAAAACTGTAGTAATATTATTGCagaaacttaatatgtaacgTTGACGTTGACGTTGTACGTCCTAAAGATGGCGTTTTGgagtgaaaatgaaaaataaaatttaagttactttGGTAAGTAATATAACGAtcgatgtttaaaattaaatgatcgCTGTATTTACATTTCCCTCTGAACTGATTTATTAAGTTACGGACAGCTACCGGTTTGTGATTCTGGCATAGATCTGAAAATACTTGCCTTTCAATTATTGCCCAAATTATGTCTAACGTATCTAATCTatgcaaacatttttatatgaaaatagtaCTATTTTGGAAAgacaaaaagaaattaaagattatttacaataaaaaagttagttataatatttaaaagcagaTTCATCGTATATCATAAGATGACATTGCTTTTGTTAAGTTACGTTAAATTCTTCCCGAAAAGACATCAACGACATAAAATgtgttacttaaataaaaaaaaaactttatataggCAATCGAGAAGCGAGTCTTTTTAATGCCAAATTGGCAGAAGGATAATGTTCTTCGCAGGTATGTAAGTGTGTATGTATATCTCTAAATACAATTGTCCATTTAATTGTGACCTCTTGTAACTTAACCCGCTGAATCGATTTTGACGAGTCAGATTTCATTCTATTTGGATTCTATCggattgattttttaatctacataaTTAGGTTTAATAccgtaaataaaacaaagaatacgttaaaaaatatgttcatcAAATGTAAACCGCCATATTATATGTAATCATATCGAggtttacttataaaaaaaacgagcGATGGAATGCTTCCGTGCGTCTCATGCATGGCCGCCCAGTCGAGTACCAACTGCAAAGTCTCGCAGACGCATCTATTGAATTAATATAGTCCgctttagtgttttttttttttttgttgataacGGTGCTAAGTTTGTAGCCTGTAAGTTCAAATAAaggtaagttttttaatttttttaattgatttaattaatatctggTAAGTTAGATAAAAACacgttttatgtttatttagaaaaattaattaacaaatatcaaCAGgcaactataaataattaattagttaattaaaaaataaacaatttaaaggcAACTATAAAATTGGTGGTGAATTTTAAGTTAAGttcagttttaaaacataatttagcttttacattttttaatccaaATATTGCTGggaatttaaagttatttaaattttttttttttaaatatgcacATATTACAACATTGTAGgatgaaaatataatgtaaatatttacaatcaaaatcTGACGTTCAATGTCCACAACCAATGCCAAGACCTTGATAGTTGATACTTTATTACCAGTTTAGTGCGACACAGTGGAGTTGACATCGTAGATTTCATCCACAAtatattgaagaaaaaaattatctaatttatatatatatatatgtgcgATATATaagagaataaaaataataatccttatAATCATTACTAACGTAATGTATTTGGTATTGCTTGAAATAATCTTAATGTTTTCCTTCCTAACAGAGTtacgataacaaaaaaaaaggttaaaaacTTTGCTCCAAATTAACAAGAATTTACAGCTCTAGTGCCTGACAAATTGCTAgttaatgtgttttaaatgatgtattttattcttttgttaatgGGTTAAATTCAGATCACGTGATCCAAATCACGTGGAGGCCGTAAAAGTACATACCATCGAGAGGCATACAAGTTAGAAGCATAGAGTTTTATCCTGTCCTATATCATGCAATAAACTCATGACGTGCGACACATAGAGTAAGagacttaaatatttagtaatagCGCGTATA includes the following:
- the LOC106716894 gene encoding apolipoprotein D, translating into MWRLFFLIAAVTAQIPSLGFCPDYQPMANFNMNRFLGTWYEAERYFTVSELGSRCVTTKYESTPEGRILVSNEITNAMTGMKRVLDGHLQMIGREGEGRMIVKYATLPVPYDTEFSVLDTDYDTYAVMWSCSGIGPVHIQNAWVLTRERLAPQMVMQKAYTALEQCKVSRTFFVKTNQEDCYILPDPAAYSEYKEAGIEVSGKHASLVPVSAATEAEPVVEKKVEAEVKSEVPEVKSAVPEAIKEPQLVPELKAAESMAMEEKTEMPEQTTEVKKEMPEIKEEAPKEKDLPVKPIQ